AGCAAGCGTTGGCGCTGGCTTCCTTTATCCGCTCTGCGGCGAGATGCGTACAATGCCTGGATTGCCAAGCGTACCTGCAGGCACCAAAATTGATATTGATGAAAAGGGAAGGGTTGTAGGACTTTTCTAGAGAAAGGAGAATTTATTACTTATTACTCAGATAATATTCCGTGGACTATAGCGCTACAATAAACTATCTTTACGGCTTGCAAAGGTTTGGGACTAAGTTGGGTTTGCGGAATATTAGAACTTTAGCTAGACTCCTAAATAATCCTCATCATGCACTCAGAGCTGTACACATTACAGGCACTAACGGAAAAGGCTCTGTTGCTGCTATGATTGCTAGCGTTTTACAAGCGCAAGGCTATAAAGTTGGCCTATACACCTCACCGCACTTGTCAAGATTTACCGAAAGAATAACGATAAACGGAAAGGAAATACCTGAGAGCAAGGTTGTAGAACTTACAAAAGAGCTTAAGTTGCTTGCCGATAAAACAAAAGCAATTACAGGTGGATATCCTACTTTCTTCGAATTCACGACTGCACTGATGTTCCAATATTTTTGCGATGAAAAACTAGATATTGCTTCTATTGAGGTAGGCATGGGAGGAAGGCTTGACGCTACTAATATAATCAATCCTCTTGTCTCAGTCATCACTACAGTAGCTCTTGAGCATACTAAGTATTTAGGAAATACCATTGAAAAGATAGCTTATGAAAAGTGCGGAACAATCAAGAGGAAAAGACCTGTAGTAACTGCAGTAAATAATACCAAAGCGCTGGGTGTAATAAAAAATATCTGTAGAAAGAGATGTTGCGAGCTTTTTGTTGTGGGAAATGATATTGAATTTAAAGTTCTCAATCAGAGCTTGCAAAATCAAGAGCTAGAAGTTTGCGGCCTTTTAGATAGCTATAAAATATCTATCCCTCTGCTGGGTACTCATCAATGTATTAATGCAGCTACAGCTATCGCTACCCTGGAATGCCTAAAAAAATATTACGGCATTGCTATAACGAAAGAATCCATAAAAAAAGGTCTTGGAACAGTGAGGTGGCATGGTAGATTAGAAATAGTCAAAAAGAAACCTCTGGTATTATTAGATTGCTCTCACAATCCAGAAGCTGCTAGAACGTTAGCTAAAGAGCTTGAAAAATTCAAAGCTCTAAAAATTCTGGTGATAGGTATAAGCTCTGATAAAGATATATCAAGCGTACTGAGAGAGCTTTTGCCACAATTCGAACTTGTTATAGCAACTCAATCTAAAGTAATTGAGAGAGCTTTGCCTGTAGAAGAGCTTGCACGCAAAATATTAGAGCACAAGAACAAAGTTATAGTAGCGAGAAACGTGAACAAGGCTATAGATTGCGCACTTTCGCTAGCAAGCAAAAATGATATTATTTGTATTACAGGCTCTGTTTTCGTAGTTGGTGAAGCCAGAGATTATTTAGTGGAAAGTAGAAAATCTAAAGATAATTAAATGGCATGGTAGATTTGAGTTTAAGGATGAGTTGCTTGCAGGAGAAGGTCTGCTGAATTAACTCAGTGCTCTAAGCAATTTCGATACAACTAACGTAGATATCACACAAATCTCTTCTGCTGATAACTGATATTTTGCACTTTCATCAAACACAACATTTGCTGAGCCAGGCACCTCTTCATCCCCTTTCCATAATATTATGGTAATAGGCAGTCTTGGGAATACTTTAATTTCTACACTCGCATCTCCATAATCTAATTTTCTACCGCCAAATAAACTCGCTACTTCAATGAGTTTCTCAGGTTGAGACACAAAATTTTTTACTATTGGTTTAATCACGGAGCGCTCAAAAACTCCATAATAAATATCGCCCCCATGCAAATCCCTGAAAGAAACTAACCTGTTACTTAGCTCAATATTCTTTGAGCCCAATAGATAACGGAGAATAACTAAGGAAAGTAAAGTATTTGCGCTTTGCCCATTACTTGCTACAACTTCTTTAGTTTCTAATTTTACATAAAAAATTTCGTTAAGCCAAGGGACTGTAAATTCTTCTCTCGCTTTGTCAAAATTTACATTTGCATTTTCGGCAGTAATTGAAGGGTCTAAAGAAAGTAGTTTTTCCCAAGAAACTTCAAGTGCATG
The sequence above is drawn from the Candidatus Thermoplasmatota archaeon genome and encodes:
- a CDS encoding folylpolyglutamate synthase/dihydrofolate synthase family protein encodes the protein MDYSATINYLYGLQRFGTKLGLRNIRTLARLLNNPHHALRAVHITGTNGKGSVAAMIASVLQAQGYKVGLYTSPHLSRFTERITINGKEIPESKVVELTKELKLLADKTKAITGGYPTFFEFTTALMFQYFCDEKLDIASIEVGMGGRLDATNIINPLVSVITTVALEHTKYLGNTIEKIAYEKCGTIKRKRPVVTAVNNTKALGVIKNICRKRCCELFVVGNDIEFKVLNQSLQNQELEVCGLLDSYKISIPLLGTHQCINAATAIATLECLKKYYGIAITKESIKKGLGTVRWHGRLEIVKKKPLVLLDCSHNPEAARTLAKELEKFKALKILVIGISSDKDISSVLRELLPQFELVIATQSKVIERALPVEELARKILEHKNKVIVARNVNKAIDCALSLASKNDIICITGSVFVVGEARDYLVESRKSKDN
- a CDS encoding DUF3786 domain-containing protein gives rise to the protein MKEDAQYLHALEVSWEKLLSLDPSITAENANVNFDKAREEFTVPWLNEIFYVKLETKEVVASNGQSANTLLSLVILRYLLGSKNIELSNRLVSFRDLHGGDIYYGVFERSVIKPIVKNFVSQPEKLIEVASLFGGRKLDYGDASVEIKVFPRLPITIILWKGDEEVPGSANVVFDESAKYQLSAEEICVISTLVVSKLLRALS